The Oncorhynchus tshawytscha isolate Ot180627B linkage group LG32, Otsh_v2.0, whole genome shotgun sequence genome includes a region encoding these proteins:
- the LOC112245073 gene encoding zinc finger protein 2 homolog, translating into MSSLNYSPPVKEDEVCWTEKEGLGLNIVVKEEKEEEDVTVKQVEGEAVTVKEEEKDVSVKEEEDAFRVKEKEDVTVKEEEDVVFGVKKEGEITVTLKDEEEEIGDLINTREIRDYSGSSGEPQQPHDAEEAEKSLSRSEHLKKRQQRPTGKRIHCCSDCGKRFTSSGIQIHQRTHTGERPYNCVQCGKGFTQSTSLISHQRIHTGDKPYSCGQCGKSFSRSGSLTQHQRIHTGEKPYSCGQCGKTFGQSCHLTLHQRIHTGERPYSCGQCGKRCTTSGRLTLHQRTHTGEKPYSCVQCGKRCTTSGTLTLHQRIHTGEKPYSCGQCGKSFGQSGHLKMHQRIHTGEKPYSCGQCGKSFGRSGQLTSHQRIHTGERPYSCGQCGKSFTTSGSLTLHQRTHTGEKPYSCGQCGRSFGQSGQLTIHQRTHTGENPYSCEQCGKRCTTSGSLTLHQRTHTGLKPYSCGQCGKSFGRSCSLTLHQRIHTGEKPYSCGQCGKSFGRSGHLTSHQRTHTGEKPYSCDQCYKRYSDKRSLIKHQKIHT; encoded by the exons atgagtTCCCTAAACTACTCCCCTCCTGTTAAAGAAGatgaggtctgctggacggagaaagaaggtctggggctgaacattgtcgtgaaagaggagaaggaagaggaggatgttacagtaaaacaagtagagggtgaggctgttacagtgaaagaagaagagaaagacgtttcagtgaaagaagaggaagacgcgttcagagtgaaagagaaggaggatgtgacagtaaaagaagaggaggatgtcGTTTTTGGAGTGAAGAAGGAAggggagattactgtcacattgaaagatgaagaggaggagataggagatctgattaacacca gagagatacGGGACTAtagtggatcctctggggagcctcaacaacctcatgatgctgaagaggcagagaaaagtctctccagatcagaacacctcaaGAAACGCCAGCAGAGACCCACAGGGAAGAGAATTcattgctgctctgactgtgggaagagattcacctcATCAGGCATTCaaattcatcagagaacacacacaggagagagaccttATAACTGTGTTCAATGTGGGAAGGGTTTTACTCAGTCAAccagcctgatatcacaccagagaatacacacaggagataaaccttatagctgtggtcaatgtgggaagagttttagtcgatctggctctctgactcaacaccagagaatacacacaggagagaaaccttatagctgtggtcaatgtgggaagactTTTGGTCAATCTTGCCATCTGACattacaccagagaatacacacaggagagagaccttatagctgtggtcaatgtgggaagagatgtACTACATCTGGCCGGCTGAcattacaccagagaacacacacaggagagaaaccttatagctgtgttcaatgtgggaagagatgtACTACATCTGGCACtctgactctacaccagagaattcacacaggagagaaaccttatagctgtggtcaatgtgggaagagttttggtcaATCTGGCCACCTGAAAatgcaccagagaatacacacaggagagaaaccttacagctgtggtcaatgtgggaagagttttggtcgATCTGGCCAGCtgacatcacaccagagaatacacacaggagagagaccttatagctgtggtcaatgtgggaagagttttactacatctggctctctgactctacaccagcgaacacacacaggagagaaaccttatagctgtggtcaatgtgggaggAGTTTTGGTCAATCTGGCCAGCTGacaatacaccagagaacacacacaggggagaatcCATACAGCTGTGAACAATGTGGGAAGAGATGTACTACATCTGGTtctctgactctacaccagagaacacacacaggattgaaaccttatagctgtggtcaatgtgggaagagttttggtcgATCTTGCTCTCTGACTCttcaccagagaatacacacaggagagaaaccttatagctgtggtcaatgtgggaagagttttggtcgATCTGGCCATCtgacatcacaccagagaacacacacaggagagaaaccttatagctgtgatcaatgttacaagagatactctgataaaagatctctgatcaaacatcagaaaatacatacatga